A single Opisthocomus hoazin isolate bOpiHoa1 chromosome 1, bOpiHoa1.hap1, whole genome shotgun sequence DNA region contains:
- the PCF11 gene encoding pre-mRNA cleavage complex 2 protein Pcf11 isoform X3, producing MSAPESSAGSSEAREDACRDYQSSLEDLTFNSKPHINMLTILAEENVPFAKDIVSLIEAQIAKAPASEKLPVMYLMDSIVKNVGREYLTAFTKNLVATFICVFEKVDENTRKSLFKLRSTWDDIFPLKKLYALDVRVNSLDPAWPIKPLPPNVNTSSIHVNPKFLNKSPEESAAPTSAVTSGASTPPAVPEIQKNLTQEQLIRQQLLAKQKQLLELQQKKLELELEQTKAQLAVSLSVQQGSSTIASVPAPSKQHMSPTPHMTVKPPHQTVLQSEKNKPSPSPPLHDVKIVNRDPRLNRMAQHSSHAKDQSHRKEFPPNTTSQSDTKANKTTQAEKQNSTKQEKSKASEKTQKKELDQSEAKSKSPSPLKNKLPNTKDAKTQECESTKVSEISKRDPRLKRHLQDKSEGKEEEVKEKRRNTEKKEKEEHKTCEHRPVGSRNKVINGAVQKQDTTTEESEKQGGKQGRSSNRKRSRSRSPKARSPSTHSPKRRERRSPKRRLRSLSPTSSTPKIGKIRQIGPKQSHVEEGTQAARDERNSNKRNVKQEVRDPRRVKKAQEDRPQEAVSQHSTKASPDPKENAENWQGSKSGKRWKSGWEENKNSQQSEEHQAAGKSPHQRHRENWPAGKGILSPRAPKQQHRLSVDANLQIPKELTSASKRELLKKANERLTSGEITQDEFLMVAHQIRQLFQYQEGKHRCNVWDSPTEEKCGLKKKPLLSDAELTYYEHKAKLKRTQVQHSLSRLDLLDPDDILDYHLPDALLSGIECEQAKAKRGVQFDRKEPFGERSRRHSPVSGTNRPFGDNLSPLESRRRLEEQNATKGARGSKNFDPYDSWGESDEFRDALRQQGKSTTEFQKIDGDAICRFDNREERQLLGQAGVREEARSPFSERFKRARYEDAEKAPFPESPGSRFGGIEAKPRISALMEDRPLFDGSPRQAAARVGVDGQGSPFVDGPAAGSSSRIDGPPGQAAMRFEGPLVGAGAAQFDGPLAGAGGAGALRFDGPPGQLAGALRFEGPPGQVGGGGPLRFEGPLGQIGGPLRFEGPAGQPVGGPRFEGPGVGLRFEGPRGQPSGGLRFEGPHGQPGGGLRFEGPHLQPLGPHGQPGGGLRFEGPHGQPMGPHGPSAGGLRFEGPHGPSAGGLRLEGPHGQPGVGPRLIDGPVHQGAGGLRFDGPLGRAGPRFDGCHAAGFDGQPGQLSLLQRFDGIHGQPGPRFERAPGQQAQPRFDTAIPQRFDGPHQPASRFDLPLGLQGARFENVANHPASRLEMSPYGQGGPFVDHPVQGYNGPSHGMQFQRPDLFDGSPGPNFNGPAGPGAQNFPLRGAGHYFDEKSLQGPQYGNFSNMPMGSNQVSLMSAQAGPYGQGQQYLPNPGSFVQNPAGALPHSYPDNHLGQLDVNELFAKLLSTGILKLSKTDSTSAQVNETSAQPAAEEEDDDQNDDPNVPDLTNFTVEELRQRYDSVINRLYTGIQCYSCGMRFTTSQTDVYADHLDWHYRQNRTEKDVSRKITHRRWYYSLTDWIEFEEIADLEERAKSQFFEKAHEEVVLKTQEAAKEKEFQSVPAGPAGAVESCEICQEQFEQYWDEEEEEWHLKNAIRVDEKIYHPSCYEDYQNTTSFDCTPSPSKTPVENPLNIMLNIVKQETQESCDSPKVKEEPDDTPTACAEESTPASTDIKTEPDESV from the exons CGTCGCTGGAGGACCTGACGTTCAACAGCAAGCCGCACATCAACATGCTGACCATCCTGGCCGAGGAGAACGTGCCCTTCGCCAAGGACATCGTCTCCCTGATCGAGGCGCAAATCGCCAAG GCTCCTGCATCAGAGAAGCTCCCTGTTATGTACCTCATGGATTCCATTGTCAAGAATGTGGGAAGAGAATATCTTACTGCATTTACTAAAAACCTAGTTGCAACATTTATTTGTGTATTTGAAAAG GTGGATGAAAATACTAGGAAAAGTTTATTTAAATTACGCTCCACATGGGATGatatttttcctttgaagaaaCTGTATGCACTTGATGTCAGAGTCAACTCATTAGATCCTGCTTGGCCAATTAAACCTCTGCCCCCAAATGTGAATACTTCTAGCATCCATGTGAATCCTAAGTTTTTAAATAAATCG ccAGAGGAATCCGCTGCACCTACCTCTGCTGTGACTTCTGGTGCCTCTACTCCTCCAGCTGTTCCTGAAATACAAAAGAATTTGACACAGGAGCAACTGATAAGGCAGCAATTGCttgcaaaacaaaagcagttgttagaacttcagcaaaaaaaattagAGCTGGAGCTGGAACAGACTAAAGCACAGTTG GCTGTATCTCTTAGTGTTCAGCAAGGATCATCTACTATAGCTTCAGTCCCAGCACCTTCCAAGCAACACATGTCTCCCACACCTCATATGACGGTTAAACCACCTCATCAGACTGTTCTGCAATccgaaaaaaacaaaccatcccCAAGTCCTCCACTTCATGATGTCAAAATAGTAAATAGGGATCCTCGACTTAATAGGATGGCTCAGCATTCTTCTCATGCTAAAGATCAatctcataggaaagaatttccaCCGAACACGACCAGTCAGTCTGATACCAaggcaaacaaaacaacacaggCTGAAAAACAAAACTCTACAAAGCAGGAGAAAtcaaaagcaagtgaaaaaacacagaagaaagaactTGACCAGTCCGAAGCAAAATCTAAATCACcatctcctttaaaaaataagctaCCCAATACTAAAGATGCTAAAACCCAGGAATGTGAAAGCACAAAAGTATCTGAAATTAGTAAGCGAGATCCGAGACTGAAAAGACACCTTCAAGATAAGTCAGAGGGCAAAGAGGAGGaggtgaaagaaaagaggagaaatacagagaaaaaagaaaaagaggaacatAAGACATGTGAACATAGACCAGTAGGCAGCAGAAATAAAGTAATTAATGGTGCTGTTCAGAAACAAGACACGACTACAGAAGAGTCAGAAAAACAGGGTGGAAAACAAGGGAGATCAAGTAATAGGAAACGGTCACGATCACGCTCTCCTAAGGCACGGTCACCATCTACACATTCTCCAAAAAGACGAGAGAGGAGATCACCCAAAAGACGACTTAGGAGTTTATCTCCCACTTCATCAACTCCTAAAATTGGAAAGATACGTCAGATAGGCCCTAAGCAGTCTCATGTTGAAGAAGGCACACAAGCAGCAAGAGATGAAAGAAATTCTAATAAGAGAAATGTTAAACAAGAGGTGCGAGATCCAAGGAGAGTGAAAAAAGCCCAAGAGGACAGGCCTCAAGAAGCAGTAAGCCAGCATTCTACAAAAGCTTCTCCTGATCCAAAGGAGAATGCAGAAAACTGGCAGGGATCCAAATCAGGCAAGAGGTGGAAATCTggttgggaagaaaataaaaa CTCACAGCAGAGTGAAGAACACCAAGCAGCTGGTAAATCCCCTCACCAAAGACACCGGGAAAACTGGCCTGCTGGTAAAGGAATTTTATCACCCCGCGCACCAAAGCAGCAGCACCGGTTAAGTGTGGATGCTAATTTACAGATTCCTAAAGAATTGACGTCTGCAAGCAAGAGAGAATTACTAAAGAAG GCCAATGAACGCTTAACATCTGGTGAAATAACACAAGATGAGTTCCTCATGGTAGCTCATCAGATCCGACAGCTCTTCCAGTATCAGGAAGGAAAGCACAGATGCAATGTCTGGGATAGCCCTACAGAGGAAAAATGTGGTTTGAAGAAGAAACCGCTTCTATCAGATGCAGAATTAACGTATTACGAACATAAGGCTAAACTGAAAAGGACACAAGTTCAGCATTCATTGTCAAGGCTGGATCTGTTGGATCCTGATGACATATTGGATTATCATTTGCCTGATGCATTGCTTTCTGGAATAGAATGTGAGCAAGCAAAAGCCAAGCGTGGAGTACAGTTTGACAGAAAAGAACCATTCGGAGAAAGATCAAGGAGACACTCTCCTGTAAGTGGTACTAATAGACCTTTTGGTGATAACCTCTCGCCACTGGAGAGTAGACGAAGACTTGAGGAACAAAATGCTACTAAAGGAGCGAGAGGTTCTAAGAACTTTGATCCTTACGACAGCTGGGGAGAATCAGATGAATTTAGAGATGCGCTCAGACAACAGGGGAAAAGCACAACAGAGTTCCAGAAAATAGATGGTGATGCAATCTGCAGATTTGATAATCGTGAAGAAAGACAGCTTCTCGGGCAAGCTG gTGTTCGAGAGGAAGCAAGATCACCATTCAGTGAACGTTTCAAAAGAGCTAGGTATGAAGATGCAGAGAAAGCACCGTTTCCAGAAAGTCCAGGGTCAAGATTTGGAGGCATTGAAGCAAAGCCAAGGATAAGTGCACTAATGGAAGACAGACCTCTGTTTGATGGCTCACCTAGACAGGCTGCTGCAAGGGTTGGGGTAGATGGACAAGGAAGTCCTTTTGTTGATGGTCCTGCTGCTGGTTCAAGTTCCAGAATTGATGGGCCACCTGGACAGGCTGCCATGAGATTTGAGGGCCCTTTGGTGGGGGCAGGTGCAGCTCAGTTTGACGGACcgctggcaggagcagggggagctggaGCCCTGAGATTTGATGGGCCAccagggcagctggcaggggcCCTTAGGTTTGAAGGACCTCCGGGACAGGTTGGTGGAGGAGGTCCCCTGAGGTTTGAGGGACCTCTTGGGCAGATCGGTGGGCCTTTGCGGTTCGAGGGGCCTGCAGGGCAGCCTGTAGGTGGTCCTAGATTTGAAGGACCTGGGGTTGGTCTCAGGTTTGAGGGTCCCCGTGGCCAGCCTTCAGGTGGTCTCAGGTTTGAGGGACCTCATGGTCAAC CAGGGGGTGGCCTCAGGTTTGAGGGGCCACATTTACAGCCATTGGGGCCTCATGGTCAACCAGGGGGTGGCCTCAGGTTTGAGGGGCCACATGGTCAGCCTATGGGCCCACATGGACCATCAGCTGGTGGGCTCAGGTTTGAGGGCCCGCATGGACCATCAGCTGGTGGGCTCAGATTGGAAGGACCACATGGTCAGCCGGGTGTAGGTCCTAGGTTGATTGATGGACCAGTACACCAGGGAGCTGGTGGACTTAGGTTTGATGGCCCTCTGGGTCGGGCTGGACCGAGATTTGATGGTTGTCATGCAGCTGGATTTGATGGTCAGCCTGGACAGCTCTCTCTCTTGCAAAGATTTGATGGAATTCATGGTCAGCCTGGTCCAAGATTTGAAAGGGCGCCTGGCCAACAGGCACAACCACGATTTGATACAGCCATACCTCAAAGATTTGATGGACCTCACCAGCCAGCCTCTAGATTTGACTTGCCCCTTGGCCTTCAAGGGGCACGTTTCGAAAATGTAGCTAACCATCCTGCCTCAAGACTAGAAATGTCACCGTACGGACAAGGTGGTCCGTTTGTCGACCATCCCGTCCAAGGCTACAACGGACCATCTCATGGGATGCAGTTCCAGAGGCCTGATCTATTTGATGGTTCACCTGGACCGAATTTCAATGGGCCAGCTGGCCCAGGAGCACAGAATTTCCCGTTGAGAGGAGCCGGACATTACTTTGATGAAAAAAGTCTTCAGGGCCCTCAGTATGGGAACTTCAGTAATATGCCAATGGGAAGTAATCAG GTTTCTCTCAtgtctgctcaagcagggccttATGGCCAAGGTCAGCAGTATTTGCCAAATCCTGGAAGTTTTGTTCAGAACCCTGCAG GAGCCCTTCCACATTCATATCCTGATAACCACCTTGGACAGCTTGATGTCAATGAATTGTTTGCTAAACTGCTGTCAACAGGGATCCTCAAACTGTCAAAAACTGATTCCACTTCAGCAC AAGTGAATGAAAcatcagcccagccagctgctgaAGAGGAAGATGATGACCAGAATGATGATCCGAATGTTCCAGACCTCACTAACTTCACAGTTGAAGAACTTAGACA gCGTTATGATAGTGTTATAAATCGACTGTACACTGGAATTCAATGTTATTCTTGTGGAATGAGGTTCACTACTTCACAGACAGATGTTTATGCAGATCATTTAGATTGGCATTATCGTCAGAACCGGACAGAGAAAGATGTTAGCAGAAAAATTACACACAGAAGATGGTACTACAGTTTAACA GACTGGATTGAATTTGAAGAAATAGCCGATCTGGAGGAGCGTGCAAAAAGCCAATTCTTTGAAAAAGCTCATGAAGAGGTGGTGTTGAAGACACAGGAAGCTGCGAAAGAGAAGGAGTTTCAGAGTGTCCCTGCTGGGCCAGCTGGAGCAGTTGAG AGCTGTGAAATTTGCCAAGAGCAATTTGAACAGTActgggatgaggaagaggaggagtggcATCTGAAGAATGCTATCAGAGTAGATGAAAAG ATTTACCATCCATCTTGCTACGAAGATTACCAAAAC ACAACATCATTTGATTGCACACCATCTCCCAGCAAGACTCCTGTAGAAAATCCACTAAATATAATGTTGAACATTGTTAAACAAGAGACACAAGAGTCCTGTGACTCACCTAAAGTCAAGGAAGAACCTGATGACACCCCTACTGCCTGTGCAGAAGAGAGCACACCTGCATCTACAGACATAAAAACAGAACCTGATGAGTCTGTTTAA
- the PCF11 gene encoding pre-mRNA cleavage complex 2 protein Pcf11 isoform X2, producing the protein MSAPESSAGSSEAREDACRDYQSSLEDLTFNSKPHINMLTILAEENVPFAKDIVSLIEAQIAKAPASEKLPVMYLMDSIVKNVGREYLTAFTKNLVATFICVFEKVDENTRKSLFKLRSTWDDIFPLKKLYALDVRVNSLDPAWPIKPLPPNVNTSSIHVNPKFLNKSPEESAAPTSAVTSGASTPPAVPEIQKNLTQEQLIRQQLLAKQKQLLELQQKKLELELEQTKAQLAVSLSVQQGSSTIASVPAPSKQHMSPTPHMTVKPPHQTVLQSEKNKPSPSPPLHDVKIVNRDPRLNRMAQHSSHAKDQSHRKEFPPNTTSQSDTKANKTTQAEKQNSTKQEKSKASEKTQKKELDQSEAKSKSPSPLKNKLPNTKDAKTQECESTKVSEISKRDPRLKRHLQDKSEGKEEEVKEKRRNTEKKEKEEHKTCEHRPVGSRNKVINGAVQKQDTTTEESEKQGGKQGRSSNRKRSRSRSPKARSPSTHSPKRRERRSPKRRLRSLSPTSSTPKIGKIRQIGPKQSHVEEGTQAARDERNSNKRNVKQEVRDPRRVKKAQEDRPQEAVSQHSTKASPDPKENAENWQGSKSGKRWKSGWEENKNSQQSEEHQAAGKSPHQRHRENWPAGKGILSPRAPKQQHRLSVDANLQIPKELTSASKRELLKKANERLTSGEITQDEFLMVAHQIRQLFQYQEGKHRCNVWDSPTEEKCGLKKKPLLSDAELTYYEHKAKLKRTQVQHSLSRLDLLDPDDILDYHLPDALLSGIECEQAKAKRGVQFDRKEPFGERSRRHSPVSGTNRPFGDNLSPLESRRRLEEQNATKGARGSKNFDPYDSWGESDEFRDALRQQGKSTTEFQKIDGDAICRFDNREERQLLGQAGVREEARSPFSERFKRARYEDAEKAPFPESPGSRFGGIEAKPRISALMEDRPLFDGSPRQAAARVGVDGQGSPFVDGPAAGSSSRIDGPPGQAAMRFEGPLVGAGAAQFDGPLAGAGGAGALRFDGPPGQLAGALRFEGPPGQVGGGGPLRFEGPLGQIGGPLRFEGPAGQPVGGPRFEGPGVGLRFEGPRGQPSGGLRFEGPHGQPMGPRGQPGGGLRFEGPHGQPLGPHGQPGGGLRFEGPHLQPLGPHGQPGGGLRFEGPHGQPMGPHGPSAGGLRFEGPHGPSAGGLRLEGPHGQPGVGPRLIDGPVHQGAGGLRFDGPLGRAGPRFDGCHAAGFDGQPGQLSLLQRFDGIHGQPGPRFERAPGQQAQPRFDTAIPQRFDGPHQPASRFDLPLGLQGARFENVANHPASRLEMSPYGQGGPFVDHPVQGYNGPSHGMQFQRPDLFDGSPGPNFNGPAGPGAQNFPLRGAGHYFDEKSLQGPQYGNFSNMPMGSNQVSLMSAQAGPYGQGQQYLPNPGSFVQNPAGALPHSYPDNHLGQLDVNELFAKLLSTGILKLSKTDSTSALNETSAQPAAEEEDDDQNDDPNVPDLTNFTVEELRQRYDSVINRLYTGIQCYSCGMRFTTSQTDVYADHLDWHYRQNRTEKDVSRKITHRRWYYSLTDWIEFEEIADLEERAKSQFFEKAHEEVVLKTQEAAKEKEFQSVPAGPAGAVESCEICQEQFEQYWDEEEEEWHLKNAIRVDEKIYHPSCYEDYQNTTSFDCTPSPSKTPVENPLNIMLNIVKQETQESCDSPKVKEEPDDTPTACAEESTPASTDIKTEPDESV; encoded by the exons CGTCGCTGGAGGACCTGACGTTCAACAGCAAGCCGCACATCAACATGCTGACCATCCTGGCCGAGGAGAACGTGCCCTTCGCCAAGGACATCGTCTCCCTGATCGAGGCGCAAATCGCCAAG GCTCCTGCATCAGAGAAGCTCCCTGTTATGTACCTCATGGATTCCATTGTCAAGAATGTGGGAAGAGAATATCTTACTGCATTTACTAAAAACCTAGTTGCAACATTTATTTGTGTATTTGAAAAG GTGGATGAAAATACTAGGAAAAGTTTATTTAAATTACGCTCCACATGGGATGatatttttcctttgaagaaaCTGTATGCACTTGATGTCAGAGTCAACTCATTAGATCCTGCTTGGCCAATTAAACCTCTGCCCCCAAATGTGAATACTTCTAGCATCCATGTGAATCCTAAGTTTTTAAATAAATCG ccAGAGGAATCCGCTGCACCTACCTCTGCTGTGACTTCTGGTGCCTCTACTCCTCCAGCTGTTCCTGAAATACAAAAGAATTTGACACAGGAGCAACTGATAAGGCAGCAATTGCttgcaaaacaaaagcagttgttagaacttcagcaaaaaaaattagAGCTGGAGCTGGAACAGACTAAAGCACAGTTG GCTGTATCTCTTAGTGTTCAGCAAGGATCATCTACTATAGCTTCAGTCCCAGCACCTTCCAAGCAACACATGTCTCCCACACCTCATATGACGGTTAAACCACCTCATCAGACTGTTCTGCAATccgaaaaaaacaaaccatcccCAAGTCCTCCACTTCATGATGTCAAAATAGTAAATAGGGATCCTCGACTTAATAGGATGGCTCAGCATTCTTCTCATGCTAAAGATCAatctcataggaaagaatttccaCCGAACACGACCAGTCAGTCTGATACCAaggcaaacaaaacaacacaggCTGAAAAACAAAACTCTACAAAGCAGGAGAAAtcaaaagcaagtgaaaaaacacagaagaaagaactTGACCAGTCCGAAGCAAAATCTAAATCACcatctcctttaaaaaataagctaCCCAATACTAAAGATGCTAAAACCCAGGAATGTGAAAGCACAAAAGTATCTGAAATTAGTAAGCGAGATCCGAGACTGAAAAGACACCTTCAAGATAAGTCAGAGGGCAAAGAGGAGGaggtgaaagaaaagaggagaaatacagagaaaaaagaaaaagaggaacatAAGACATGTGAACATAGACCAGTAGGCAGCAGAAATAAAGTAATTAATGGTGCTGTTCAGAAACAAGACACGACTACAGAAGAGTCAGAAAAACAGGGTGGAAAACAAGGGAGATCAAGTAATAGGAAACGGTCACGATCACGCTCTCCTAAGGCACGGTCACCATCTACACATTCTCCAAAAAGACGAGAGAGGAGATCACCCAAAAGACGACTTAGGAGTTTATCTCCCACTTCATCAACTCCTAAAATTGGAAAGATACGTCAGATAGGCCCTAAGCAGTCTCATGTTGAAGAAGGCACACAAGCAGCAAGAGATGAAAGAAATTCTAATAAGAGAAATGTTAAACAAGAGGTGCGAGATCCAAGGAGAGTGAAAAAAGCCCAAGAGGACAGGCCTCAAGAAGCAGTAAGCCAGCATTCTACAAAAGCTTCTCCTGATCCAAAGGAGAATGCAGAAAACTGGCAGGGATCCAAATCAGGCAAGAGGTGGAAATCTggttgggaagaaaataaaaa CTCACAGCAGAGTGAAGAACACCAAGCAGCTGGTAAATCCCCTCACCAAAGACACCGGGAAAACTGGCCTGCTGGTAAAGGAATTTTATCACCCCGCGCACCAAAGCAGCAGCACCGGTTAAGTGTGGATGCTAATTTACAGATTCCTAAAGAATTGACGTCTGCAAGCAAGAGAGAATTACTAAAGAAG GCCAATGAACGCTTAACATCTGGTGAAATAACACAAGATGAGTTCCTCATGGTAGCTCATCAGATCCGACAGCTCTTCCAGTATCAGGAAGGAAAGCACAGATGCAATGTCTGGGATAGCCCTACAGAGGAAAAATGTGGTTTGAAGAAGAAACCGCTTCTATCAGATGCAGAATTAACGTATTACGAACATAAGGCTAAACTGAAAAGGACACAAGTTCAGCATTCATTGTCAAGGCTGGATCTGTTGGATCCTGATGACATATTGGATTATCATTTGCCTGATGCATTGCTTTCTGGAATAGAATGTGAGCAAGCAAAAGCCAAGCGTGGAGTACAGTTTGACAGAAAAGAACCATTCGGAGAAAGATCAAGGAGACACTCTCCTGTAAGTGGTACTAATAGACCTTTTGGTGATAACCTCTCGCCACTGGAGAGTAGACGAAGACTTGAGGAACAAAATGCTACTAAAGGAGCGAGAGGTTCTAAGAACTTTGATCCTTACGACAGCTGGGGAGAATCAGATGAATTTAGAGATGCGCTCAGACAACAGGGGAAAAGCACAACAGAGTTCCAGAAAATAGATGGTGATGCAATCTGCAGATTTGATAATCGTGAAGAAAGACAGCTTCTCGGGCAAGCTG gTGTTCGAGAGGAAGCAAGATCACCATTCAGTGAACGTTTCAAAAGAGCTAGGTATGAAGATGCAGAGAAAGCACCGTTTCCAGAAAGTCCAGGGTCAAGATTTGGAGGCATTGAAGCAAAGCCAAGGATAAGTGCACTAATGGAAGACAGACCTCTGTTTGATGGCTCACCTAGACAGGCTGCTGCAAGGGTTGGGGTAGATGGACAAGGAAGTCCTTTTGTTGATGGTCCTGCTGCTGGTTCAAGTTCCAGAATTGATGGGCCACCTGGACAGGCTGCCATGAGATTTGAGGGCCCTTTGGTGGGGGCAGGTGCAGCTCAGTTTGACGGACcgctggcaggagcagggggagctggaGCCCTGAGATTTGATGGGCCAccagggcagctggcaggggcCCTTAGGTTTGAAGGACCTCCGGGACAGGTTGGTGGAGGAGGTCCCCTGAGGTTTGAGGGACCTCTTGGGCAGATCGGTGGGCCTTTGCGGTTCGAGGGGCCTGCAGGGCAGCCTGTAGGTGGTCCTAGATTTGAAGGACCTGGGGTTGGTCTCAGGTTTGAGGGTCCCCGTGGCCAGCCTTCAGGTGGTCTCAGGTTTGAGGGACCTCATGGTCAACCTATGGGGCCTCGAGGTCAACCAGGGGGTGGTCTCAGGTTTGAGGGACCCCATGGTCAGCCCTTGGGGCCTCATGGTCAACCAGGGGGTGGCCTCAGGTTTGAGGGGCCACATTTACAGCCATTGGGGCCTCATGGTCAACCAGGGGGTGGCCTCAGGTTTGAGGGGCCACATGGTCAGCCTATGGGCCCACATGGACCATCAGCTGGTGGGCTCAGGTTTGAGGGCCCGCATGGACCATCAGCTGGTGGGCTCAGATTGGAAGGACCACATGGTCAGCCGGGTGTAGGTCCTAGGTTGATTGATGGACCAGTACACCAGGGAGCTGGTGGACTTAGGTTTGATGGCCCTCTGGGTCGGGCTGGACCGAGATTTGATGGTTGTCATGCAGCTGGATTTGATGGTCAGCCTGGACAGCTCTCTCTCTTGCAAAGATTTGATGGAATTCATGGTCAGCCTGGTCCAAGATTTGAAAGGGCGCCTGGCCAACAGGCACAACCACGATTTGATACAGCCATACCTCAAAGATTTGATGGACCTCACCAGCCAGCCTCTAGATTTGACTTGCCCCTTGGCCTTCAAGGGGCACGTTTCGAAAATGTAGCTAACCATCCTGCCTCAAGACTAGAAATGTCACCGTACGGACAAGGTGGTCCGTTTGTCGACCATCCCGTCCAAGGCTACAACGGACCATCTCATGGGATGCAGTTCCAGAGGCCTGATCTATTTGATGGTTCACCTGGACCGAATTTCAATGGGCCAGCTGGCCCAGGAGCACAGAATTTCCCGTTGAGAGGAGCCGGACATTACTTTGATGAAAAAAGTCTTCAGGGCCCTCAGTATGGGAACTTCAGTAATATGCCAATGGGAAGTAATCAG GTTTCTCTCAtgtctgctcaagcagggccttATGGCCAAGGTCAGCAGTATTTGCCAAATCCTGGAAGTTTTGTTCAGAACCCTGCAG GAGCCCTTCCACATTCATATCCTGATAACCACCTTGGACAGCTTGATGTCAATGAATTGTTTGCTAAACTGCTGTCAACAGGGATCCTCAAACTGTCAAAAACTGATTCCACTTCAGCAC TGAATGAAAcatcagcccagccagctgctgaAGAGGAAGATGATGACCAGAATGATGATCCGAATGTTCCAGACCTCACTAACTTCACAGTTGAAGAACTTAGACA gCGTTATGATAGTGTTATAAATCGACTGTACACTGGAATTCAATGTTATTCTTGTGGAATGAGGTTCACTACTTCACAGACAGATGTTTATGCAGATCATTTAGATTGGCATTATCGTCAGAACCGGACAGAGAAAGATGTTAGCAGAAAAATTACACACAGAAGATGGTACTACAGTTTAACA GACTGGATTGAATTTGAAGAAATAGCCGATCTGGAGGAGCGTGCAAAAAGCCAATTCTTTGAAAAAGCTCATGAAGAGGTGGTGTTGAAGACACAGGAAGCTGCGAAAGAGAAGGAGTTTCAGAGTGTCCCTGCTGGGCCAGCTGGAGCAGTTGAG AGCTGTGAAATTTGCCAAGAGCAATTTGAACAGTActgggatgaggaagaggaggagtggcATCTGAAGAATGCTATCAGAGTAGATGAAAAG ATTTACCATCCATCTTGCTACGAAGATTACCAAAAC ACAACATCATTTGATTGCACACCATCTCCCAGCAAGACTCCTGTAGAAAATCCACTAAATATAATGTTGAACATTGTTAAACAAGAGACACAAGAGTCCTGTGACTCACCTAAAGTCAAGGAAGAACCTGATGACACCCCTACTGCCTGTGCAGAAGAGAGCACACCTGCATCTACAGACATAAAAACAGAACCTGATGAGTCTGTTTAA